The Streptomyces spororaveus genome includes a region encoding these proteins:
- a CDS encoding SGNH/GDSL hydrolase family protein, which produces MAATTTKLKTIGSYAAIGDSFTEGVGDPGPGDSYLGWADRLAVLLADQREEHDFRYANLAVRGKLLDQIVADQLPRAKALAPDLVTFCAGGNDIIRPGTDPDDVAERFEAAVADLTGAVGHVMITTGFDTRGVPVLKHLRGKVATYSAHVRAIADRYDCPVLDLWSLKSVQDRRAWDADRLHLSPEGHTRVALRAAQVLGLDVPADPDQPWPPQRPRGSVDVTRDNIQWARDHLVPWIGRRLRGESSGDHVEAKRPDLLPL; this is translated from the coding sequence GTGGCAGCGACGACGACGAAACTCAAGACCATCGGCTCGTACGCGGCGATCGGGGACAGCTTCACCGAAGGCGTGGGGGACCCGGGACCCGGGGATTCTTATCTCGGCTGGGCGGACCGGCTCGCCGTGCTCCTGGCCGATCAGCGCGAAGAGCACGACTTCCGGTACGCGAATCTGGCGGTGCGGGGGAAGCTCCTCGACCAGATCGTGGCCGACCAGCTTCCGAGAGCCAAGGCCCTCGCACCGGACCTGGTGACCTTCTGCGCGGGCGGCAACGACATCATCCGGCCCGGCACCGACCCGGACGACGTGGCGGAGCGGTTCGAGGCGGCCGTGGCCGACCTCACCGGGGCCGTGGGCCACGTCATGATCACCACGGGCTTCGACACCCGGGGCGTGCCGGTGCTCAAGCACCTCCGCGGCAAGGTGGCGACGTACAGCGCGCACGTCCGCGCCATCGCCGACCGCTACGACTGCCCGGTGCTCGACCTCTGGTCGCTGAAATCCGTACAGGACCGGCGGGCCTGGGACGCGGACCGGCTGCACCTCTCACCCGAGGGGCACACGCGGGTCGCGCTGCGCGCGGCGCAGGTGCTCGGACTGGACGTGCCGGCCGACCCCGACCAGCCGTGGCCCCCGCAGCGGCCGCGCGGCTCGGTGGACGTGACCCGGGACAACATCCAGTGGGCGCGCGACCACCTCGTGCCGTGGATCGGCCGGCGGCTGCGCGGCGAGTCCTCCGGGGACCACGTGGAGGCGAAGCGGCCGGACCTGCTGCCGCTCTAG
- a CDS encoding LysM peptidoglycan-binding domain-containing M23 family metallopeptidase → MPAKGKHRRPKSLSLSRGFAVAGTGGAALALPLIGAAGAHAAGAPATATAVTPAVAPQAPAALQAAPAAVQAAPTVYTVVPGDYLSKIAAQRHLSGGWEQLYADNREAVGSNPSLIHPGLKLNLGGPGEAAQSEAEAAPAPEADAEPAAQPAPKPARKQAERPAPAQQAPAEARAEAPAAAPQSGGGFVAPVSGGISTQYKVAGSMWSSGYHTGVDFIASMGTTVKAVGAGTVVSAGWSGSYGNEVVIRHADGKYSQYAHMSQLSVSSGQSVTAGQAIGLSGSTGNSTGPHLHFEIRTTPSYGSDMDPIAYLRSKGASL, encoded by the coding sequence ATGCCTGCAAAGGGTAAGCACCGCCGTCCCAAGTCCCTCTCCCTTTCCCGCGGTTTCGCCGTCGCCGGAACCGGTGGCGCGGCCCTCGCGCTGCCGCTCATCGGTGCCGCGGGCGCGCACGCGGCCGGCGCCCCGGCCACCGCGACCGCGGTGACCCCCGCGGTCGCGCCGCAGGCCCCCGCCGCTCTCCAGGCGGCCCCCGCCGCCGTGCAGGCCGCGCCGACCGTCTACACCGTCGTGCCGGGCGACTACCTCTCCAAGATCGCCGCGCAGCGCCACCTGTCCGGAGGCTGGGAGCAGCTGTACGCCGACAACCGCGAGGCCGTCGGCAGCAACCCCTCGCTGATCCACCCCGGCCTGAAGCTGAACCTCGGCGGTCCGGGCGAGGCGGCGCAGTCCGAGGCCGAGGCGGCCCCGGCCCCGGAGGCCGACGCGGAGCCGGCCGCGCAGCCCGCGCCGAAGCCGGCCCGCAAGCAGGCCGAGCGGCCCGCCCCGGCGCAGCAGGCCCCCGCCGAGGCCCGGGCCGAGGCCCCCGCCGCCGCTCCGCAGTCGGGCGGCGGCTTCGTGGCCCCGGTCAGCGGCGGCATCTCCACCCAGTACAAGGTCGCCGGCAGCATGTGGTCCAGCGGTTACCACACCGGCGTCGACTTCATCGCGAGCATGGGCACCACCGTCAAGGCGGTCGGCGCGGGCACCGTGGTCTCCGCCGGATGGAGCGGCTCGTACGGCAACGAGGTCGTCATCCGCCACGCGGACGGCAAGTACTCCCAGTACGCCCACATGTCGCAGCTCTCCGTCTCCTCCGGCCAGAGCGTCACCGCCGGACAGGCCATCGGCCTCTCCGGCTCCACCGGCAACTCGACCGGCCCGCACCTCCACTTCGAGATCCGCACGACCCCGTCCTACGGCTCGGACATGGACCCGATCGCCTACCTCCGCTCCAAGGGCGCGAGCCTCTGA
- a CDS encoding tyrosine-protein phosphatase gives MTQQIQEPELSGVRNFRDVGGLPTSDGRTVRAGRLFRSGHLAHATESDVAFLASLGLHTVFDFRNGADHALEGPDVELPGVRNVNIPLSDPADGREFWRLVRDGDLVQLREILGDGKAAARMSNSYRGIIRQRTAEHGRVLHALAEDSVPALMHCAAGKDRAGLSIAVTLLALSVEREAIVADYLESNAPHRRYRVRRTDESASARSPEVMELLAPLFDARAEYLVAAFDTIDEIWGGVDRYLAEGLGLTPETLDRLRDRLLA, from the coding sequence TTGACCCAGCAGATACAGGAGCCGGAGCTGTCCGGAGTGCGCAATTTCCGCGATGTGGGCGGATTGCCGACTTCTGACGGACGAACGGTCAGGGCGGGACGACTGTTCCGAAGCGGACATCTCGCACATGCCACCGAAAGCGACGTGGCTTTCCTGGCCTCGCTCGGCCTCCACACCGTCTTCGACTTCCGCAACGGTGCCGACCACGCGCTGGAGGGGCCGGACGTCGAGCTGCCCGGCGTCCGGAACGTCAACATCCCGCTCTCGGACCCGGCCGACGGGCGGGAGTTCTGGCGGCTGGTCCGCGACGGCGACCTCGTCCAGCTGCGCGAGATCCTGGGCGACGGCAAGGCGGCCGCCCGGATGTCGAACTCGTACCGCGGGATCATCCGGCAGCGCACCGCCGAGCACGGCCGGGTCCTGCACGCCCTCGCCGAGGACAGCGTCCCCGCACTCATGCACTGCGCGGCCGGCAAGGACCGGGCCGGCCTGTCGATCGCCGTCACCCTGCTCGCCCTGAGCGTCGAGCGCGAGGCGATCGTGGCGGACTACCTGGAGTCGAACGCCCCGCACCGCCGCTACCGCGTGCGCCGCACCGACGAGTCGGCGTCCGCCCGCTCCCCCGAGGTGATGGAGCTGCTCGCGCCGCTCTTCGACGCCCGCGCCGAGTACCTGGTGGCGGCCTTCGACACCATCGACGAGATCTGGGGCGGGGTGGACCGCTACCTGGCGGAGGGCCTCGGGCTGACGCCCGAGACCCTCGACAGGCTGCGGGACCGGCTCCTCGCCTGA
- a CDS encoding aspartate aminotransferase family protein codes for MTGRSGEEGSGRGTGFDLGALLAERGAERYELHARHLNHQLPRMLHTIGFDKVYERAEGAHFWDAEGNDYLDMLAGFGVMGLGRHHPVVRRALHDVLDAQLADLTRFDCQPLPGLLAEKLLSYSPHLDRVFFGNSGTEAVETALKFARYATGRPRVLYCDHAFHGLTAGSLSVNGEGGFRDGFAPLLPDTRIALGDLAALERELKRGDVAAFVVEPIQGKGVLAAPPGFLLAAQEMLHRRGALLIADEVQTGLGRTGDFYAYQHEPGVEPDLVCVAKALSGGYVPVGATLGKDWIFKKVYSSMDRVLVHSASFGSNAQAMAAGLAVLSVMEDEEVVANARAMGDLLRGRLAALVDEYELLHEVRGRGLMIGIEFGRPSSLGLRSRWTMLQAARKGLFAQMVVVPLLQKHRILTQVSGDHLEVIKLIPPLIVDEGDVDRFVGAFREVMDEAHGGSGLIWDFGRTLVKQAVATR; via the coding sequence ATGACCGGGCGGTCAGGGGAGGAGGGGAGCGGCCGGGGCACGGGCTTCGACCTCGGCGCCCTGCTGGCCGAGCGCGGGGCGGAGCGCTACGAGCTGCACGCCCGGCACCTCAACCACCAGCTGCCCCGGATGCTGCACACCATCGGCTTCGACAAGGTCTACGAGCGGGCCGAGGGCGCCCACTTCTGGGACGCCGAGGGGAACGACTACCTGGACATGCTGGCCGGGTTCGGCGTCATGGGCCTGGGCCGGCACCACCCGGTCGTCCGCCGGGCCCTGCACGACGTCCTGGACGCCCAGCTCGCCGACCTCACCCGCTTCGACTGCCAGCCGCTGCCCGGGCTGCTGGCCGAGAAGCTGCTCTCGTACAGCCCGCACCTGGACCGGGTCTTCTTCGGCAACAGCGGCACCGAGGCGGTGGAGACGGCCCTGAAGTTCGCCCGGTACGCCACCGGGCGCCCCAGGGTCCTCTACTGCGACCACGCCTTCCACGGGCTGACCGCGGGCTCCCTCTCGGTGAACGGGGAGGGCGGCTTCCGCGACGGCTTCGCACCGCTGCTCCCCGATACGAGGATCGCGCTCGGGGACCTCGCGGCGCTGGAGCGGGAGCTGAAGCGCGGGGACGTGGCCGCCTTCGTCGTCGAGCCGATCCAGGGCAAGGGGGTCCTGGCCGCCCCGCCCGGGTTCCTGCTCGCCGCTCAGGAGATGCTGCACCGGCGGGGGGCGCTGCTGATCGCGGACGAGGTGCAGACCGGCCTCGGGCGTACCGGCGACTTCTACGCGTACCAGCACGAGCCGGGCGTGGAGCCGGACCTGGTGTGCGTGGCGAAGGCGCTGTCGGGCGGATACGTCCCGGTCGGCGCGACCCTGGGCAAGGACTGGATCTTCAAGAAGGTCTACTCGTCCATGGACCGGGTGCTCGTGCACTCCGCGAGCTTCGGCTCCAACGCCCAGGCGATGGCGGCGGGCCTCGCGGTCCTGTCCGTCATGGAGGACGAGGAGGTCGTGGCGAACGCCCGGGCCATGGGTGATCTGCTGCGCGGGCGTCTCGCCGCGCTCGTGGACGAGTACGAGCTGCTGCACGAGGTGCGGGGGCGCGGGCTGATGATCGGCATCGAGTTCGGCCGGCCGTCCTCGCTGGGCCTGCGCAGCCGGTGGACCATGCTGCAGGCGGCCCGCAAGGGGCTCTTCGCGCAGATGGTCGTGGTGCCGCTGCTGCAGAAGCACCGGATCCTCACCCAGGTCTCGGGGGACCACCTGGAGGTGATCAAACTGATCCCGCCGCTGATCGTGGACGAGGGGGACGTGGACCGGTTCGTCGGGGCCTTCCGCGAGGTCATGGACGAGGCGCACGGAGGGTCCGGGCTGATCTGGGACTTCGGCAGGACGCTGGTGAAGCAGGCCGTCGCCACGCGCTGA
- the hpnH gene encoding adenosyl-hopene transferase HpnH, with the protein MAMPLRQSIRVGTYLLEQKLRKREKFPLIVELEPLYACNLACEGCGKIQHPAGVLKQRMPVAQAVGAVLESGAPMVSIAGGEPLMHPQIDEIVRQLVARRKYVFLCTNAMLLRKKIEKFTPSPYFAFAVHIDGLRERHDESVAKEGVFDEAVAAIKEAKKRGFRVTTNSTFFNTDTPQTIIEVLNYLNDDLQVDEMMISPAYAYEKAPDQEHFLGVEQTRELFRKAFAGGNRRRWRLNHSPLFLDFLEGKVDFSCTAWAIPNYSLFGWQRPCYLMSDGYVPTYRELIDDTDWDKYGRGKDPRCANCMAHCGYEPTAVLATMGSLKESLRAARETIGGGRDKSA; encoded by the coding sequence ATGGCCATGCCGCTGCGCCAGTCCATCAGGGTCGGGACGTATCTTCTCGAACAGAAGCTCCGCAAGCGCGAGAAGTTCCCGCTGATCGTCGAACTGGAACCGCTCTACGCCTGCAACCTGGCCTGTGAGGGGTGCGGGAAGATCCAGCACCCGGCCGGGGTGCTCAAGCAGCGCATGCCGGTCGCCCAGGCGGTCGGCGCCGTGCTGGAGTCCGGTGCGCCCATGGTGTCCATCGCGGGCGGCGAGCCCTTGATGCACCCGCAGATCGACGAGATCGTCCGGCAGTTGGTGGCGAGGCGGAAGTACGTATTCCTCTGCACCAACGCGATGCTCCTGCGCAAGAAGATCGAGAAGTTCACCCCTTCCCCGTATTTCGCCTTCGCCGTGCACATCGACGGCCTGCGCGAGCGCCACGACGAGTCGGTGGCCAAGGAAGGCGTCTTCGACGAGGCGGTCGCCGCCATCAAGGAGGCGAAGAAGCGCGGGTTCCGGGTGACCACCAACTCCACCTTCTTCAACACCGACACACCGCAGACGATCATCGAGGTACTCAACTACCTCAATGACGACCTCCAGGTCGACGAAATGATGATCTCGCCCGCCTACGCCTACGAAAAGGCCCCCGACCAGGAGCACTTCCTGGGCGTCGAACAGACCCGGGAACTCTTCAGGAAGGCCTTCGCCGGCGGCAACCGGCGGCGCTGGCGGCTCAACCACTCCCCGCTCTTCCTCGACTTCCTGGAAGGAAAGGTCGATTTCTCCTGCACGGCCTGGGCCATTCCGAATTACTCCCTGTTCGGCTGGCAGCGCCCCTGCTATCTGATGAGCGACGGATACGTACCGACGTACCGCGAACTCATCGACGACACCGACTGGGACAAGTACGGCCGCGGAAAGGACCCGCGCTGCGCGAACTGCATGGCGCACTGCGGCTACGAGCCCACGGCCGTCCTGGCCACCATGGGCTCCCTCAAGGAGTCCCTGCGGGCGGCCCGGGAGACGATCGGCGGCGGTCGGGACAAGTCGGCATGA
- a CDS encoding phosphorylase family protein: MPTAGGDRARGPDPLLVACALRIEQAALRSAGRGPAGDHVLLRTGMGPRAAERAVGRALDRPDMDRAAVLATGFCAGLVPGMNPGDLVVAEETRDPRATVTCTGSALLAEALTRAAPGRTVHRGALTGSDHVVRGQERAQLRATGAVAVDMESAATLWTATRGGDRPVAAVRVIVDAPEHELVRIGTVRGGISAFRVLRAVLPAFYEWHRSLLLPRR, encoded by the coding sequence ATGCCCACCGCGGGCGGGGACCGGGCCCGCGGCCCCGACCCGCTGCTGGTGGCCTGCGCGCTGCGCATCGAGCAGGCGGCGCTGCGCAGCGCCGGCCGCGGCCCGGCCGGGGACCACGTCCTGCTGCGCACCGGGATGGGCCCGCGCGCGGCCGAGCGGGCCGTCGGCCGGGCCCTGGACCGGCCGGACATGGACCGGGCCGCCGTCCTCGCGACGGGATTCTGCGCCGGGCTGGTCCCCGGCATGAACCCCGGAGACCTGGTCGTGGCCGAGGAGACCAGGGACCCGCGGGCGACCGTCACCTGCACCGGCAGCGCCCTGCTCGCCGAGGCACTAACCAGGGCCGCGCCGGGCCGGACCGTGCACCGCGGCGCCCTGACCGGATCCGACCACGTCGTCCGCGGCCAGGAGCGCGCACAGCTGCGCGCCACCGGCGCCGTCGCGGTCGACATGGAGTCCGCGGCCACCCTGTGGACCGCCACCCGGGGCGGCGACCGCCCGGTTGCGGCCGTCCGGGTGATCGTGGACGCTCCGGAGCACGAGCTCGTCCGTATCGGCACGGTTCGCGGGGGAATATCGGCCTTCCGTGTCCTGCGTGCCGTACTGCCCGCGTTTTATGAATGGCACCGTTCGTTGCTGCTCCCCAGGAGGTGA
- the shc gene encoding squalene--hopene cyclase, with translation MTATTDGSAESAGAGSESTPGAPPPGPAGRTAGLAAEPARPARPVRPGARAEYGPPGVPGPLGRPTRPGAARDTPRTTADLPRPPDGTRPGVYEAAARATRNLLERQDPEGWWKGDLETNVTMDAEDLLLRQFLGIRDEATTQAAALFIRGEQREDGTWATFHGGPPELSATIEAYVALRLAGDAPDSPHMTRASAWIRAHGGIAAARVFTRIWLALFGWWNWDHLPELPPELVFLPPWVPLNIYDFGCWARQTIVPLTVVSALRPVRPAPFALDELHADARTPDPVRRLAPLTSWDGAFQRMDKALHVYRRFAPRRLRRAAMASAGRWIVERQENDGCWGGIQPPAVYSVIALHLLGYDLGHPVMRAGLESLERFAVWRADGARMIEACQSPVWDTCLAAIALADAGLRPDHPALVKAADWMLGEEIVRTGDWAVRRPGLAPGGWAFEFHNDTYPDIDDTAEVVLALRRISHPDPVRVEAAIARGVSWTLGMQSRNGAWGAFDADNTSPLPNKLPFCDFGEVIDPPSADVTAHVVEMLAFEGRAGDARTRRGIAWLLAEQEASGAWFGRWGTNYVYGTGSVVPALTAAGIAPGHPAIRRAVRWLESVQNEDGGWGEDQRSYKDPSWAGKGASTASQTAWALMALLSAGEREGKAVERGIAHLVETQKEDGTWDEPYFTGTGFPWDFSINYHLYRQVFPVTALGRYLYGEPFAPAGAHPAAAGEA, from the coding sequence ATGACAGCGACGACCGACGGCAGCGCCGAGAGCGCCGGCGCCGGCAGCGAATCCACCCCGGGCGCTCCGCCGCCCGGACCCGCGGGCCGCACCGCGGGCCTGGCCGCAGAACCGGCCCGGCCCGCCCGGCCCGTCCGGCCCGGCGCGCGCGCCGAGTACGGCCCACCGGGCGTGCCCGGCCCGCTCGGCCGCCCCACGCGCCCGGGAGCCGCCCGGGACACCCCGCGCACCACCGCGGATCTGCCCCGCCCCCCGGACGGCACCCGGCCGGGGGTGTACGAGGCCGCCGCGCGCGCCACCCGGAACCTGCTGGAACGCCAGGATCCCGAGGGCTGGTGGAAGGGCGACCTGGAGACCAACGTCACCATGGACGCGGAGGACCTGCTGCTGCGGCAGTTCCTCGGGATCCGGGACGAGGCCACCACCCAGGCCGCCGCCCTCTTCATCCGCGGTGAACAGCGGGAGGACGGCACCTGGGCCACCTTCCACGGCGGACCGCCCGAACTGTCCGCCACCATCGAGGCCTACGTCGCGCTGCGACTCGCCGGGGACGCCCCGGACAGCCCGCACATGACCCGCGCCTCGGCCTGGATCCGGGCGCACGGCGGGATCGCCGCCGCCCGCGTCTTCACCCGGATCTGGCTGGCCCTCTTCGGCTGGTGGAACTGGGACCACCTGCCCGAACTCCCGCCCGAGCTGGTCTTCCTGCCGCCCTGGGTGCCCCTGAACATCTACGACTTCGGCTGCTGGGCCCGCCAGACCATCGTCCCGCTCACGGTGGTCTCGGCACTGCGCCCGGTCCGCCCGGCCCCCTTCGCGCTCGACGAGCTGCACGCCGACGCGCGGACCCCCGACCCCGTCCGCAGACTCGCCCCGCTGACCAGCTGGGACGGCGCGTTCCAGCGGATGGACAAGGCCCTGCACGTCTACCGCCGGTTCGCCCCGCGCCGACTGCGCAGGGCCGCGATGGCCTCCGCCGGCCGCTGGATCGTCGAACGCCAGGAGAACGACGGCTGCTGGGGCGGGATCCAGCCACCCGCCGTCTACTCGGTCATCGCGCTGCACCTGCTCGGCTACGACCTCGGGCATCCGGTGATGCGCGCCGGACTGGAGTCCCTGGAGCGGTTCGCGGTGTGGCGCGCGGACGGCGCCCGGATGATCGAGGCCTGCCAGTCCCCGGTCTGGGACACCTGCCTCGCCGCGATCGCCCTGGCCGACGCGGGCCTGCGCCCCGACCACCCGGCGCTGGTCAAGGCCGCCGACTGGATGCTCGGCGAGGAGATCGTCCGCACGGGGGACTGGGCGGTGCGCCGGCCCGGGCTCGCCCCCGGCGGCTGGGCGTTCGAGTTCCACAACGACACCTACCCCGACATCGACGACACGGCCGAGGTGGTTCTCGCCCTGCGCCGGATCAGCCACCCGGACCCGGTCCGGGTCGAGGCCGCCATCGCCCGCGGGGTGTCCTGGACCCTCGGCATGCAGTCGAGGAACGGGGCGTGGGGCGCCTTCGACGCCGACAACACCAGCCCCCTTCCGAACAAGCTGCCCTTCTGCGACTTCGGCGAGGTCATCGACCCGCCCTCGGCCGACGTCACCGCCCACGTGGTGGAGATGCTCGCCTTCGAGGGCCGGGCGGGAGACGCCCGGACCCGGCGCGGCATCGCCTGGCTGCTGGCCGAACAGGAGGCGAGCGGCGCCTGGTTCGGCCGCTGGGGCACCAACTACGTCTACGGCACCGGCTCGGTGGTCCCGGCCCTCACCGCCGCCGGGATCGCCCCCGGGCATCCCGCGATCCGCCGGGCCGTGCGCTGGCTGGAATCCGTACAGAACGAGGACGGCGGCTGGGGCGAGGACCAGCGCTCCTACAAGGACCCGTCCTGGGCCGGGAAAGGCGCCTCCACCGCCTCGCAGACGGCCTGGGCGCTGATGGCCCTGCTGTCGGCCGGCGAGCGCGAGGGCAAGGCCGTCGAGCGGGGCATCGCGCACCTGGTGGAGACCCAGAAGGAGGACGGCACCTGGGACGAGCCGTACTTCACCGGCACCGGCTTCCCCTGGGACTTCTCCATCAACTACCACCTGTACCGGCAGGTGTTTCCCGTCACCGCGCTCGGCCGCTACCTGTACGGGGAACCGTTCGCCCCCGCCGGAGCACACCCGGCAGCGGCCGGGGAGGCGTGA
- a CDS encoding polyprenyl synthetase family protein, which yields MTSTISSTGTTSTTSTARTGTRGEPVNPGNPAVENTDASVGTAGGGVEKADTIALLERGRTLSTPALRAAVDRLAAPMDTVAAYHFGWIDAQGNVADGDGGKAVRPALALLSAEAAGAAAEVGIPGAVAVELVHNFSLLHDDLMDGDEQRRHRDTVWKVHGPALAILVGDALFALANEVLLELGTVEAGRATRRLTTASRKLIDGQAQDISYEHRERVSVEECLEMEGNKTGALLACAVSIGAVLGGADDRTADKLEEYGYHLGLAFQAVDDLLGIWGDPESTGKQTWSDLRQRKKSLPVVAALAAGGEASEELARLLAEDAKSSDFENFSEAEFAHRAALIEAAGGRRWTADEARRQHAVAIRALDDVDMPQRVRDQLVALADFVVVRKR from the coding sequence ATGACGAGCACCATCAGCAGCACCGGCACCACCAGCACCACGAGCACAGCACGTACAGGAACAAGAGGAGAGCCAGTGAACCCGGGGAATCCGGCTGTCGAGAACACGGATGCCAGTGTGGGCACAGCCGGAGGGGGCGTGGAGAAGGCGGACACGATCGCGCTCCTGGAACGCGGCCGCACACTGTCGACCCCCGCGCTCCGCGCCGCCGTCGACCGGCTCGCGGCGCCCATGGACACCGTCGCCGCCTACCACTTCGGCTGGATCGACGCCCAGGGCAACGTGGCGGACGGCGACGGAGGCAAGGCCGTTCGTCCCGCTCTCGCGCTGCTCTCCGCAGAGGCCGCGGGCGCCGCGGCCGAGGTCGGCATCCCCGGCGCCGTCGCGGTCGAGCTCGTGCACAACTTCTCGCTGCTGCACGACGACCTGATGGACGGCGACGAGCAGCGCCGCCACCGCGACACGGTGTGGAAGGTCCACGGACCGGCCCTCGCGATCCTGGTCGGCGACGCCCTGTTCGCCCTCGCCAACGAGGTGCTGCTGGAGCTCGGCACCGTGGAGGCGGGCCGCGCCACCCGCCGGCTGACCACCGCCAGCCGCAAGCTCATCGACGGCCAGGCGCAGGACATCTCCTACGAGCACCGCGAGCGCGTCAGCGTCGAGGAGTGCCTGGAGATGGAGGGCAACAAGACCGGCGCCCTGCTCGCCTGCGCCGTCTCCATCGGCGCGGTGCTCGGCGGCGCGGACGACCGTACCGCCGACAAACTGGAGGAGTACGGCTACCACCTGGGCCTCGCCTTCCAGGCCGTCGACGACCTGCTCGGCATCTGGGGCGACCCGGAGTCGACCGGCAAGCAGACCTGGAGCGACCTGCGCCAGCGCAAGAAGTCCCTGCCGGTGGTCGCCGCCCTCGCGGCCGGCGGCGAGGCCTCCGAGGAGCTCGCGCGGCTCCTCGCCGAGGATGCCAAGAGCAGTGACTTCGAGAACTTCTCCGAGGCCGAGTTCGCCCACCGCGCCGCCCTCATCGAGGCGGCCGGGGGCCGCCGGTGGACCGCCGACGAGGCCCGCCGCCAGCACGCCGTGGCCATCCGGGCCCTGGACGACGTCGACATGCCGCAGCGCGTGCGCGACCAGCTCGTGGCCCTCGCGGACTTCGTCGTCGTGCGCAAGAGGTGA
- the hpnE gene encoding hydroxysqualene dehydroxylase HpnE, with amino-acid sequence MTGFEQHAVVVGGGLAGVTTALELADAGLRVTLLEGRPRLGGLAFSFKRGDLEVDNGQHVYLRCCTAYRWFLDRVDGAALAPLQDRLDVPVLDVAHPGGPRLGRLRRSALPVPLHLAGSLARYRHLSFAERLSVGRAALALRRLDPADPALDGLDFATWLGRYGQSARTIEALWDLVGVATLNATAEQSSLGLAAMVFKTGLLSENGAADIGWARVPLGELHDTLARKALDAAGVRTELRSRVTDISRMPEGAWRIDTEEESLEAGTVVLAVPQREAHGLLPAGALPDPDKLLDIGTAPILNVHVVYDRKVLKQPFFAALGSPVQWVFDRTESSGLPDGGQYLALSQSVAQDDIDEPVSVLRAKYLPELERLLPAARGAKVRDFFVTRERTATFAPTPGVGRLRPGARTDTPGLYLAGAWTATGWPATMESAVRSGLSAAHAALAALGRHREHPLQEAA; translated from the coding sequence ATGACCGGCTTCGAACAGCACGCCGTCGTCGTCGGCGGCGGCCTCGCCGGCGTCACCACCGCCCTCGAACTCGCCGACGCCGGGCTCCGGGTGACCCTGCTGGAGGGCCGCCCCCGGCTCGGCGGGCTCGCCTTCTCCTTCAAGCGCGGCGACCTCGAAGTCGACAACGGCCAGCACGTCTACCTGCGGTGCTGCACCGCCTACCGGTGGTTCCTGGACCGCGTCGACGGCGCCGCGCTCGCGCCCCTGCAGGACCGGCTCGACGTACCCGTACTGGACGTCGCCCACCCCGGGGGCCCGCGCCTGGGCCGGCTGCGCCGCAGCGCCCTGCCCGTGCCCCTGCACCTGGCCGGATCGCTCGCCCGCTACCGGCACCTCTCCTTCGCCGAGCGCCTGAGCGTCGGCCGCGCCGCCCTCGCGCTGCGCCGGCTGGACCCCGCGGACCCGGCGCTGGACGGCCTCGACTTCGCGACCTGGCTCGGCCGTTACGGGCAGTCCGCCCGCACGATCGAGGCCCTGTGGGACCTGGTCGGCGTCGCCACCCTGAACGCCACCGCCGAGCAGTCCTCGCTGGGCCTGGCCGCCATGGTCTTCAAGACCGGCCTGCTCTCCGAGAACGGCGCCGCCGACATCGGCTGGGCCCGGGTACCCCTGGGCGAACTGCACGACACCCTCGCCCGCAAGGCGCTCGACGCGGCCGGCGTACGGACCGAACTGCGCAGCCGCGTCACGGACATCTCCCGCATGCCCGAGGGCGCGTGGCGGATCGACACCGAGGAGGAGTCCCTGGAGGCGGGCACCGTCGTCCTCGCCGTCCCGCAGCGCGAGGCCCACGGACTGCTGCCCGCCGGCGCCCTCCCCGACCCCGACAAGCTCCTGGACATCGGCACCGCGCCCATCCTCAACGTCCACGTGGTCTACGACCGCAAGGTGCTCAAGCAGCCGTTCTTCGCCGCCCTCGGCTCCCCGGTCCAGTGGGTCTTCGACCGCACCGAATCCTCCGGACTCCCCGACGGCGGCCAGTACCTGGCCCTGTCCCAGTCCGTCGCCCAGGACGACATCGACGAGCCCGTCTCGGTTCTGCGCGCCAAGTACCTGCCCGAGCTGGAACGGCTGCTGCCCGCCGCGCGCGGCGCCAAGGTACGGGACTTCTTCGTCACCCGGGAGCGGACGGCCACCTTCGCCCCCACCCCCGGCGTCGGCCGGCTGCGCCCCGGGGCGCGCACCGACACGCCGGGGCTCTACCTCGCCGGTGCGTGGACTGCCACGGGCTGGCCCGCGACCATGGAGAGCGCCGTCCGGAGCGGACTGAGCGCGGCCCACGCCGCACTCGCCGCGCTCGGCCGCCACCGCGAACACCCTCTGCAGGAGGCGGCATGA